aatacttttgattttcaGGTGCAGTTTGCTATTGAAAgcactgaaaagaaaacattgaactcaaacatatttatttgtttcatttgaatctgAGATCATTCACAGGCTGGATTTTGGCATTTGCTTTGAAACAACCAGCTTAAATGGAAAATTATGTTCATGAAATCATTTCAAGGCCTTAATTTGCAAATTCATTAGAATAATAAACTTTCTTGCAGTCTTCTAAAATCCTGTGTAATGTTTTGTCATAGAATGATGGTACttacaggaagaaaacaagatgtcagctttgttttaaaaatacaaatagtgGGTTGAAGTGGTCCCATGATTAAAGCCATATTGTTTACCTTTAATCCAATGATTACATTTGCATTAAAACCCTTAATTGCCATTGGGCCTCATCAGGGAAGGTTTCACACGACAGAACTGTGATGTTGACGTAGTTCACACTCCACCCTGCGTGGCTCAGTGTTCGATAAAGTGGTAATAAATGTGCCAAAGTTAATAAGCATCTCGATAAAGATGTACGGCACATGCAAAGTAAACTGTCAGTATGAACATGCAGAGGGTGGACAAATTAATGTTAACACTTGCATTTACACTGAACTGCAATTGATTAACTTTGTGGTAATAAATCCTAACTGCAAGCACTGGTTTAAAGAAGTGTCTTGTGGGGGTGCATGACGTTCCTGTCAGCCCCCTCCAATACATATACACATCTGCATAACATCTGCCAGATCTAATGATAAGACAATGCATTTATTCTACTAACAAGCACTGCTTATGTGGCTAACTTGTTCCAGTGTTTTCCTTGAAactattaaaatacataaatgagcCACACCACTGCAATGGATGATCTGTTCCTTGGATACAATGAAGACTGGCACTgctatttattttcagttagtTACACACATACTGTCTTCATGCTGTTATAATGAATAgagaacaaaatgtttatttttattgataagcatacataaaacaaaacacgtagataaacacacaaacactatcaTTAACACATTACATGTGACGTCCATTTTTAAATGAGCTCAACACCACTGTGTACACAACcataaatactaaaataatctctataatcaaaataataataatgatgacgTCCACTCCGGTGGACACCTATAAGAGCAATAATAAACTGTGACAGTAGGATATCAtcattaataattatatataacaaAATATCTGTCACAGCTGAAAATGGTCTCCAACAAATTCACCTTTTACTCCTGTTTGAGTTATGGTTGTTAAAAACTCCCCTTTTCATCAGAAGGAAATTACTTTGTGCTGAATGCAGTTTTCAGACTCATCTGCTTGAGTTTTAACTATAAAATCAGAGTTTTTGTTGAAGAATAGACACAATATCTTTATTACTTGAAACATCTCTATTCTTAACTTCTCTATTCATAATCATCATGTCCTATCCTGCGTTAACGCTACACTACACCCTCATGTTTGCTTCTCTTCTTTCCCTGGAAGAAGAGCACAACCTGATTAACGTTCTTCTGTCCTGTCCTCGTAATGAAGCAGTAGAGCAGTGGGTCGGCCAGGCAGTTGAGGCTGGAGATGGCAATGCTGATTTTGTAGGGATAGATGAACCATGCAACATCATTGCAGTGATACACCAGCGCTCGGAGCAGCATCATGATGTGGATGGGTCCAAAGCAGAACAAGAGGCAGAGTAGAACCACCGTCAGCAGCCTGGAAATCCGTTTacgctcctgctcctctgtggcCTTGTTGGACTTCACCGCCGTGCAGATCCCCCAGGTGGAAAACACCACCAGGAGAACAGGAACTACAAACCCCAGGAAGAAGCGCAACACGTTTACACGAGCCATATTCTCTGAGAGCGGAAGGAAGGTGTCAAAGCACACGGAGGACTTGTTGTTTTCCAGGTACGAGTCCTCCCACGTGATGGTGGCGGCATTGAAACAGATCACCAGCACCCAGATGGAGACGCTCACCGCTGCTGCAGTGCCAACTTTCCTCAAGGATGGGTACTTTAGCGGGTGGACCACTGCCAGGTAGCGGTCGATGGCGACGCAGCAGAGGAAAGCGTCGCTGGTGTAGAAGTTGGTGAAGAGGGAGTAGACGGAGAGCACACACACGTAACCCCCGTGGGCCCAGACTCCCTGCCACAGGAAGTCCAGCCACAGAGACAAACCCACAGTGAAGGTCAGGTCGCTCAGGGCCAAGTTGAACAGATACACCCCGAGCTCATTCTTCTGTCTAATGTGCTGCCATGACACGTAGAGGGAGAAGGCGTTGGACGGGATGGCGGTGATGATGATGGCCATGTAGAAAAATAGGAACGACCTCCTCCTGAATGCGGTGTCAGCCGAGGTGCAGTCTGAGTGATTGGCGAACAGGGTGAAGTTGTCCATTACAGATGTAAGGTTGATACGTTCTCACCTTGTGGAGAAACAAAGAGCGAAATGAAACAGAGTTACAGCAGTGGAGTTGAATATGTAaccgtttgttggttggtttggttttttGTGAGCcagatcacacaaaaacagctgaacagatttccatgaaacttggtgaaaggatgtggtagAAGTCAAGGAAAatcccattacattttggtgcagctgAATTCAGGAATTgtatttaactttctttaacgtaATGAGataagtattttattttatttttttacttttccttcatttcctaTGGAATattttatggatcttgatgaaaaaatccgGCACGTTTAtctgtgtaatttggtgcagattgattgaatttaagaggactaGTTTCTGGTTCTAGTTAAATACTGcaattgatattttaaaaatactgaCTAATATTGATCAagtaaataatcaatttaaGCAAACAATCGTGATCCTGAACAGGATATTTTACCATTGGAAGAATCACCTTGTCAGTTCATGGAAAAACTACAATCATGATGCTGTTATTCAGTTACTTCAAACCAAGTTCAGCATTtctgtttgtgagtgtttgtgacTTATTAGCTGACATACATAACAGAACCAATATATCTGCAATAAGTTACTATTGACAAATATATTGACCCAATCAATTCATCAGTCTCGCTCTTCCATTTGAAAACAGTAACAATAATTTCTTTGATAGAAACTTTGACTCAGCTTGAGACTGGGTTTGTGGAGATTTAAAGACATGGGCGTTTACAAGTCACAGAGAATGTAAAGACAGATGCCACCtagatgcatcatgggaaatgtaggattcAGTGAATCTGGGGCTTGCAGTGTTTAAAAGTCAGGATATTTAAACCTCTGCtggtttgatttttaaaaaacattgtgtcCCTGTGAATGAAGGAACGTGAAGGTTCATTTGATCCAATGAATGACAATTACAGTTCAACATTCTCATGAAGTTTTGAGATTTGTTTCCACTCATTTAGTATATTTCAGTTAATGTCTAAAATGTCAACCCACGTATTTAACTAAACTTTAAGCATCAACCATCAACACAAGTACTTTATCAAGTTTTTACAAGGAAAAGCATGAACTTAATTCAAATTTAGGAAAAATAACTCGTAAAGTTCAACTCACTGTGGTTTCAGCCGAGCTTCTGCTCCAGATTCTGTTCAAGAAGTTCATCAACAAaatggaaacatgaacacagatGGAGATATTCAGTTGTCTTGACTTCTTCTGCCTAATCAGACGGttcagagaaacaggaagagtcTGAGACCGCCTCCTCATCGCCCCTGACTACTGGGTGTCATTTACTAGGTGATAGGCCATGACTGAACAAACTGTTTGGGGACCACATGGCAGATTTAATTTGAGTATATAGGACGCTGCTCGTCTTTATGTTTGTCGAGTCAATAAAGACAGGGTGATGTTGGTTATTGTCTGATAACGGAAGTTTCCATTAGCATAGTTATGTTGCTACAGCTGGTTGTTATGTGTGTTATAGTGCTCTAACAGAAaactaaactttaaaaagtctgtCTGAAAAACTATACTCCCTTGTTAAACCAATTGTGTATGAATAGAATTTGTATTGGTTTTTCTAACAAatagaaaggaagaaaaaatagaatagaacatTTAAATTGTTATCTACATACCAATACAAATACCTACACAGTGTTTGAATCAATGCAATACCTCAATATATAAAGACAAATTAATCAGGAGGATGACTCTTCTGGGGAAAAAGGCATTTTACAAACAATGTCGATTATGACTGTCCACCGTCATCATTCCTCATTAGAGAGATTGGATGTGAAACAAAGCAATAAGTAAATAATGAAGCAAATATACTCTCAGTATAAAGTCAATATGagattttcaatgtttttatggTATTAAATTCcttctttgtatttgtatacTGTAGCTATGGCTCAGTATACCCTCTACATTGAATCACAGAGTGTACTTAAAGGACCAATAACCATTTCAATGTACATaagagcatgttagcattgtaTTTAGAGAGATGGAAAAGGAGCCTTTAATGCAGTAATGGACCAGGACAGCCATCACAGCAAGATTCTGTGATTCAgtgtaaataagaaaaaatctattcacaaataaatgcaaacatgATCTTGTTTGCATCACAATCATTGTACATTGTAGAGTTTAATTTTCCAATAAAATGTCCAAACTGTCAGCATATGAATGCTTAGTTTCCACCACACCTATTAAATCGCACTCATAAATAATACTTTGTCTTTTATCTTCTTTTGCAATTACTGTCTAAAAACAAAACCTATAAACAATTCAGTTGTCAGAAAACTGACTGAACTCTCCAATCATTCCCTCCACCACATACAAACTCCCCTGCTTTTCTCTGGAGCTTTCCTAATCTCTTTCTAAACACTCCCACTGATCAAACACTATATCATACGATCCTCTGCATTGTTTATGGTTTGTTGGCGACTGTGACCATTTATGGATCTCTGAGCCTTGTGGCCCAGATGCAGGCTGCAGGGCTCCAGTGTGGCCCTGTGCAGAACGCATGACAGTCTTTATACTGTAATCTAGTGTTTGATTAGAAGCAGGAACCACAGCATTCTTTCTTTCCTGCTCTGTGGTGGCGATAACATGATGTGCTCTGAGCAAAAAGCCCAGATGAAGACAGGTACCAATAAACCCAGGAAGATCCGCGTGAGTCTTTGCTCCTTCATCAAGCAACGTGAGGAGAAAGCTTGCAGCGCCCCTGTGTGGTCAAGTGCATGGATTGCAGTCCCTCAAGCTTACAATGAAGAAACCAGGCAGCCAGATACATGTGCTGATCCAAGATGCCGGAGGTAGATATAGTCCCGTTTATTTGGTTTAGCAGTGCTGAGTCCATCCTTACATGATGATGACGgatgtaaaaagcaacaaaaagcTCTGTGTTGTATTGACCTGAGATTTGAGTTTTTTGCTGCAAATAGCTCCTGGTGGAAAAtgctaaaaaagaaaatttcatTAGCTGTCATTTTATTGCCTcagtattaaaacatttatagatAATTAATACAAAATTCTAAAAGGTTTTGTAGCACCAAATTTGAAAGTCTACTCTGCTCGACTCGTGTAGACAGCTGAAACTCCAAACTTTGATTGTGTTATCACTCGTAGCATCCAGACTTATATATTTGATTAATCATCTAATGACCCCCTAGATTTTTCCTATGATCCTTTAAAATCTCTATATTTTTAAGACTTAAACATCTGCAGAAAAAGTGTCTGCACTTCAattcaaatgcaccaaaacacaacatacattatctcaaagcacttaAGACTTACAAAAGTATAGAGAACCAACTACAACATTGAAGAAATAATACACATTAATGGATCAGTATTAACAACCTAACAattggagtttgtgtttttgataatacttgtgtatttttacttcaaTACAATTTAAACAGCTTTCATTTTACATTGTACTTTACATTGTAGTACTGGTAGAAACCAGTGACGGACAGTTAGTTATCATAATATACTGGAATGAGGTTTCCAGGAACTACCGAACATCATGTTATTCAGTGTGATCGTGGTGCAGAGAAGGATTCTGTTcgttcagatgtgtttcattaAGGGAAAAGAAATGTCAGGCACAGACAGTAGTAGAAGTGGAAGGATGATCTTGTTCTTGTTGATATTAAAAAGCCTTTTTATCAACATTGAGGcctggtgttttatttatttcctaaAAAATACTTTCTTAATGTCATTTCATCCCTGCAAACCAAACAAAGTCTTATTCAGTCTTAGATATCTGCCTACTCTGATCTGTGCAACACTGAGTCTGctctaataaataaatgatttgattaTCTCCAAGtcttctttttctgcttttttttacaAGAGGGATAGTTTGAACGTGTGTAACCCTGGAAGTTAGTTAAATATTTTAGCAAAAATATGTAGTTTTAATATTGACACATTTCAACAAATGCAGTTACCAGGAGATGTTCTCTTCAGGAAAAACAAGGTTCAACCTGACTACACTAAGTTGAGAGTGATACTATTCTATGATGGGTTGAATCAAATGAACTCTCCTCCGAGCCCAAGAGCATTAAAAGAGTTCTCCACTGACTGGgcgactgtggctcaggggggGAGAGCGGGTgatccactaaccagagggtaGATGGTTTGATTCCCAGCGCCTCCAGTGTGctttccaaagtgtccttggccaAGATACTAAACCAAATGGCCTCTGGTGGCTGTGCTGGCAGTATGTGAATGGTGTATAGCGCTCTTTAAATATGTGTGTCCAAATATAATTATACAGAGCgctcacaatgacaataaaggctttCTGATTTCTGTATGTGGctttgtactgtaaagagctgtGAGTgctaatacaatacaaatacagtCCTTTTACTATATCGTTCCACTGGCATAGTATTAAACCTCATTAATATCGTTGGATTGTGTTGGACACATTCTCCTGGTTTCAGCTCCAAGCTTCTTGCCACAAGCCGAGATAAACTCCACACCGTTTGCAATAACTGATTTAATCACGATAGTCAAAGCATGCTCCTTAGCTGTGGGCCTATATGTAGACTTTTATCAGAGGTGGTCTCTTCATTAgagattcattttaaatgcagtttgatttgttgatttgaCATTCTCTGCTGGGAATCAAGACTCACTAACACACGAGCAGCTATCAGGCTTAATAAGCAGGGAATGGGTGGATGGGGAGGGGTCATTCTGCCTTTATTAGACTGTATCAAGAGTGAAGAGACAGAGGTTCAGGGTTCACTTAATTAAATTGAGgactttttaagacctttttaatACCAGGTAGAATATGATTTAATACGTGTTTCATAGTCAGGCCATCAAACGTATGATGAAAAACCTGGAGGGACGACATTAAGACAATCATTTTAAAGATGGTTAATTAAACTAGACGTGTAGGCAGCAGAAAATATATGTATGGATTTCccaatgaaaaataattgttCTATAAAACTCAATAATTCATTGTAGCTAACATTAGTGACAGTTGTTGCAAAAAGTGCACAAACTGAAACATTAATGTTTTACAAAAAGTTTCAGCTGAAAAAGTAAAGGGACAAGAAGCTCttcatgcaaaaaaataacTCAGATCAACTAAATTTAACAACACAAGGTTATAGCAGCTGTAATTACCACTTGGTGAGGCCAGAAATTGCCGGTGTACGTGCTCTGGATGGAATTAAACCCACTGACCAGTAACTAGCCGTGGTCACACAAACATCTTAAATTCTTCATTTAAGTCTAGAATGTGGCACGATGGAATTACTTCCTGTCTGGAATAAATATCTCCTCATTCACTTTGGTTCAGACTCAAATCTGAACCAGTGGAACGTGTGAAAATGAACCTGAGTTAGAGGGTGGGCTAACATCTCGTTAAGGGAGCGCTGATTGATGGGATTCATGTCTGTGCACCTGCATGTTGAACGAATGCAAGCAGTGGAGTTATTGCTGGCACAGACAATAAAGACCGAAGATCTTTTTCATAGAAAAAGGCTGAAATTTATTTAGCTGCTCCAGTTTCAGGGTTTTGTCAGAGCCGAGAACAGTGAAACGGGGCATCGGACAAAATTCATTTTCAACTAATCTATGCTGAcaacacatggaaataaaacactgacacaaattcAAGAACTGCAACAACTCAAAGTAACTTCTTGAATGAGAGATGCTGCTACAACATAAAACACGGACCTTCCCTCTGTGAAATAAACTTTTGAGTCTTTCCCAAGAATCTCTCAGGGATATAAAGTCGTAATACGGCGGGGAATGACGTGATCACAGCAGTGCACGGGGATAAACAAAGTTAAACCAGGTCAAAGGCCTCACAGTAGATTAATGACATGAAATAACTGGATGTCAGGTCGGAACATACAACAGACCAACAGGAACATACAACAGGCTTAACAGAGATACACAAGGATACCGTAGattatcttttttaatgttaatcCAATATGTTAGTATGAAAACAAGGGCTAAACAATTAATTTTAAACATGAGTGGCCTTATCCTAAAACCTttgctgtaaaatgtttgtttggcATAATTTGTTTCTAGTTTAgctaaaaaacacaacaagagagAACAGccaattaaattattttttcatgaTAGCACCAATTTCAACATGCTGGtatggtaacacacacacacacaatttaatgtACACTAACATGATCATATCTCACAATAGCTAATGATGACAGAATCGCAGTCAGTGTTCTCTAATGACGTGGAGATATGGGGGTCATGCTTGATGAAGGTCAGTGAATCTCCAAGGTTAAGAGTCATTTACTGGTGATTATAATCATACAAATGTTTTGCACCCATTGATTGGGTGAAATTGATTGTTGGCTAAACCTTGTGCCCTTTAGTTAATGTTGCTGCGCCCGTCCAACTTTCCTTTAATAATCTATGGATACTTGCCATAGAATATTTGGAAAAGCACCACAACGGTGATAGATTCATTACAGGCAAGTTCTAAAAGTGAAAGTGAACAAGCTAAGTAGGAAAACTTCCTCTGAGTCACAAAGCTGCTACTGTAAACTGCTGAATCATAAGGGACAGGTTCTCCTGGACTGGATTTACCTAAATGTAACCTGTGATCGTAGTTGGGCAGTAATAAATAGGCTACATGTGATCAAAGTGATGTTATCAGATTATTAAAAATATCATGATATCCATGAAGTAATTAAAAATGCTTCTACTATTCCTGCAAACCAAATATGAAGTTGCTGTCGTCTGCGTAAAAGTCATAACCTCATATCTGAAGAAACGCAAAGAGGTTTTGGTTAGCATAACATTTGAGAAAAAAGGAGCATTTTGTGTATTCCATTACTGGCTATATTTTAAACTAATGTAACCTTTAACTGAGCAAAGTCAACGTGAGTAGATGATTTAATCATTAAGTCAGTTGTTTTTAGGAGCAGGTCACTGTTTGCCCTAATTTGTGCTTTCAAAATCagtatttatattcattaagGAAGATTGTGTATCCATTTGAGTTGCTTATAGAAAGTACTCCAGTAATACACAAAAATCAAGTGATGGATGAAGATACTGTCAAGAGAAACTGCAGTAAACTTTCATTCCACTGTATCAGGTGAATTGAGAATTCAATAGTACACAAAGTACATGGGTGAACATTCTTCTATATGAGCCTACTGTGTGGCAAAAGACAAACTCTAAATAGTATTTCAGATAAATCaagttttgatttgtgtttctcattaaaacacacaagtcaTTTCCCCTACATATTACATCCATTATTGTGTACATAAAAGCATAGTATTAAATATCCCCTGATAATGCTATTTATTCACATTATCGTAAGTATCATTGAATACGAGTCATATCCTGTATGTTGTATCATTTTAGCAGCACGAGTAAGCATCACATCTGATCTTATGCTTTAAAAATAACCACAGGCTTAATTTGCTCCGCTCTGTTGATGTAAGTGGACACAACAGAGCGTTGATATGTGGTCATATCTGATCCTCTGTGATGATGCCTTTTCCTCCTGTAGATGGCGATAACTTTCCTCCTAAAGTACTGCCCTGAGAAGACATACAGCAGTGGGTTGAGGGCACTGTTGAGAAAGGCCAGATACACTGAAACCTGACCTCCTATATCGAGGGTGTGAAACCACAGCTCCTCGTCCAACACCTGGAAGTCACATAGGGTGTCGAGGAGGGTGAATATCTGGAAGGGGCCCCAACAAAGTAAGAAGAGTAGTGTGACAGAATACACAAGTACTGTGGCCTTTTTATCATCAGTGTTATGAAAACCTacactctccctcctctgagCTAAAgcgttgatgatgtttccaCTGCTGAAGACGATGATCAGAACAGGCAGGGCAAAGCCAACAATGTTCATCAGAATCTGATGAGCAAACTTCCAAGAGATATCATGAGAGAAATCCAGTACACAGGACGTTATCTGGTAGTCCTCGATGAACTTTACCTTTCTGTGAATCATAGTCGGAGTACTCAGTAGAAGTCCTAATATCCACAGGATGAGGCAGGCCACCTTGGCATAACGTGTCCGTCTCAGCCACCTGGCCTTCATTGTCTTTACGAGGGCT
The sequence above is drawn from the Hippoglossus hippoglossus isolate fHipHip1 chromosome 22, fHipHip1.pri, whole genome shotgun sequence genome and encodes:
- the LOC117755933 gene encoding psychosine receptor-like, whose protein sequence is MDNFTLFANHSDCTSADTAFRRRSFLFFYMAIIITAIPSNAFSLYVSWQHIRQKNELGVYLFNLALSDLTFTVGLSLWLDFLWQGVWAHGGYVCVLSVYSLFTNFYTSDAFLCCVAIDRYLAVVHPLKYPSLRKVGTAAAVSVSIWVLVICFNAATITWEDSYLENNKSSVCFDTFLPLSENMARVNVLRFFLGFVVPVLLVVFSTWGICTAVKSNKATEEQERKRISRLLTVVLLCLLFCFGPIHIMMLLRALVYHCNDVAWFIYPYKISIAISSLNCLADPLLYCFITRTGQKNVNQVVLFFQGKKRSKHEGVV
- the bdkrb1 gene encoding LOW QUALITY PROTEIN: B1 bradykinin receptor (The sequence of the model RefSeq protein was modified relative to this genomic sequence to represent the inferred CDS: substituted 1 base at 1 genomic stop codon), with protein sequence MEPMKLTSVAALWSEYSTTSLPAGPSESPTSAEWDVIHAVVPPYIFILCLIGLLSNGFVLAVFVAQRDRLTVAEIYLGNLALADFILLCGLPFWAMYILNGYNWPYGDPLCKLVNSIILINFYTSIYTMVMISVDRYLALVKTMKARWLRRTRYAKVACLILWILGLLLSTPTMIHRKVKFIEDYQITSCVLDFSHDISWKFAHQILMNIVGFALPVLIIVFSSGNIINALAQRRESVGFHNTDDKKATVLVYSVTLLFLLCWGPFQIFTLLDTLCDFQVLDEELWFHTLDIGGQVSVYLAFLNSALNPLLYVFSGQYFRRKVIAIYRRKRHHHRGSDMTTYQRSVVSTYINRAEQIKPVVIFKAXDQM